The following nucleotide sequence is from Roseofilum reptotaenium CS-1145.
GCTGCCTACCGTTAAAGAATTGTGTGTCATGTGCCCCTCGAATTTTATGAATTAAAAATTTCATTCATTAGTATGCAAGGGATAAAACACAGATGTCAACCCTGGATTAAATATTTAGTTAACGCTCTCGAACCACTATGATGGAGACTGAACGCTAAAGCTCAGATAGTTGTGGCAAGTCAATTAACTTCAAAATCGAAGTCCAATCGTGGAGTCCGCGATGCGGAGCAAACGAAGCAGCAAATTTTAGATGCGGCGGAGATCGAATTCGCCAAGCATGGACTCAAAGGGGCGAGAATCGATACAATTGCGAAGGCTGCGGGGGTTGCCTCGCGGATGATTTATTACTATTTCGAGAGCAAGGAAGGACTGTATCAGACAGTGTTGCAACGTCCGGCAACGGAGATGCAAGAAGCGATCGCCCAAATTGATTTTGAGTCTTTATCTGCTGATCGCGCTTTAGCTGCGGTGATGCAAGCGGCGATCGCCTATGAAACCCAACATCGCCATCGAGGAATGCTGCTGTTTCAGGAAGCAAGTCAAAACCAAGGGAAATATTTTACCCAAACCAATTGGCAACAGGCGATCGATTTATTAACCGGACTCCTAGAGCGGGGAATCAAAGCCGGAATATTTCGCCCCCTCGATCCCTATATGACGACCCTCAATATTATTGGAGTCTGT
It contains:
- a CDS encoding TetR/AcrR family transcriptional regulator encodes the protein MVVASQLTSKSKSNRGVRDAEQTKQQILDAAEIEFAKHGLKGARIDTIAKAAGVASRMIYYYFESKEGLYQTVLQRPATEMQEAIAQIDFESLSADRALAAVMQAAIAYETQHRHRGMLLFQEASQNQGKYFTQTNWQQAIDLLTGLLERGIKAGIFRPLDPYMTTLNIIGVCVFYGNAHENLKHLTPDRDLLNADTIEQYTQAAIELVLNGVQR